The following are encoded together in the Glycine max cultivar Williams 82 chromosome 8, Glycine_max_v4.0, whole genome shotgun sequence genome:
- the LOC100499971 gene encoding GSH-induced LITAF domain protein-like, giving the protein MEKKEEKVVVGVPVPVYYGGENEYQRGIIPPNAVFGDPKGIPIQQTIYRDTPAPFNCPYCAHTALTTVRSKPSLAAFVGCLMPMMLGVCFLCPSMDCLWHKYHYCPKCQEKVADFEKSDPCVVMDPPHWTQESFALSG; this is encoded by the exons atggagaaaaaggaggaaaaggTGGTGGTGGGCGTGCCAGTGCCAGTGTATTACGGTGGAGAAAATGAATACCAAAGGGGAATCATCCCTCCTAACGCCGTGTTTGGAGATCCAAAGGGCATCCCCATCCAGCAAACCATTTACAGGGACACTCCTGCTCCTTTCAACTGCCCTTACTGCGCTCATACCGCTCTCACTACCGTCAG ATCAAAGCCCAGTCTGGCAGCATTTGTTGGATGCTTGATGCCAATGATGCTTGGAGTTTGCTTTCTTTGCCCTTCAATGGATTGCCTTTGGCATAAATATCACTACTGTCCTAAATGTCAAGAAAAG GTTGCTGATTTTGAGAAATCAGATCCCTGTGTTGTGATGGATCCACCACACTGGACTCAGGAGAGCTTTGCATTGTCTGGATAG
- the NAC15 gene encoding NAC domain-containing protein yields MEKVNFVKNGELRLPPGFRFHPTDEELVLQYLKRKVFSCPLPASIIPELHVCKSDPWDLPGDLEQERYFFSTKVAKYPNGNRSNRATNSGYWKATGLDKQIVTSKGNNQVVGMKKTLVFYRGKPPNGSRTDWIMHEYRLILNASQSQSHVVPMENWVLCRIFLKRRIGAKNGEESNSKVVFYDFLAQNKTDSSSSVASGITHESDEHEESSSSNTFPYTIRRKP; encoded by the exons atGGAGAAGGTGAATTTTGTGAAGAATGGAGAGCTTAGATTGCCTCCGGGGTTCCGTTTCCACCCGACTGATGAGGAGCTGGTTCTGCAATACTTGAAGCGCAAGGTCTTCTCCTGCCCTTTGCCAGCCTCTATCATTCCTGAGCTTCATGTTTGCAAGTCTGATCCTTGGGATTTGCCAG GTGATTTGGAGCAAGAGAGATACTTCTTTAgcaccaaagtggccaaataTCCCAACGGAAATCGCTCCAACAGAGCCACAAATTCGGGTTATTGGAAGGCAACTGGCTTGGACAAACAAATTGTTACTTCAAAAGGCAACAACCAAGTTGTCGGAATGAAGAAGACACTTGTTTTCTACAGAGGCAAGCCTCCTAATGGATCCAGAACTGATTGGATCATGCACGAGTATCGCCTCATCCTTAACGCCTCTCAGTCTCAG AGCCATGTTGTTCCCATGGAAAATTGGGTTCTGTGTCGCATATTTTTGAAGAGGAGAATTGGTGCTAAAAATGGGGAGGAGAGCAACTCTAAGGTGGTTTTCTATGACTTCCTAGCGCAGAACAAGACCGATTCCTCCTCATCGGTCGCCAGTGGAATTACACATGAATCAGATGAACATGAAGAGAGCAGTAGCTCCAACACCTTCCCTTATACTATTAGAAGAAAACCTTAA
- the SWEET25 gene encoding bidirectional sugar transporter N3 yields the protein MVITHHTLAFTFGMLGNVISFLVFLAPVPTFYRIYKKKSTESFQSLPYLVALFSSMLWLYYALLKRDAVLLITINSFGCVIEIIYIVLYITYATRDARNLTIKLFSAMNMTSFAVILLVTHFGVHGPLRVQVLGWICVSISVSVFAAPLSIVAQVVRTKSVEFMPFNLSFTLTLSAIMWFGYGLFLKDICIALPNVLGFVLGLLQMLLYTIYRKGNKKTNTNEKSLSVKPLKNIAVVNPLGTGEVFPVEEDEQAAKKSQGDGEDKKAEDCLV from the exons ATGGTTATCACTCACCATACTTTGGCATTTACATTTGGCATGCTAG GTAATGTCATTTCGTTCTTGGTATTCTTGGCTCCAGT GCCAACATTTTACCGGATATACAAGAAGAAATCGACGGAAAGTTTTCAGTCACTACCTTACTTGGTGGCACTATTCAGTTCAATGCTTTGGTTGTACTATGCGTTGCTCAAAAGAGATGCTGTTCTTCTCATTACCATTAACTCATTCGGATGTGTTATAGAGATCATCTACATCGTCTTGTACATCACCTATGCAACCAGGGATGCTAGG AACTTAACTATTAAGCTATTTTCGGCAATGAACATGACCTCCTTTGCTGTGATACTCTTAGTGACACACTTTGGTGTGCATGGTCCCCTTCGTGTCCAAGTCCTCGGATGGATTTGTGTTTCTATTTCAGTTAGTGTCTTTGCAGCGCCACTAAGCATTGTG GCACAAGTTGTTCGCACAAAAAGTGTCGAGTTTATGCCTTTCAATTTGTCATTTACCCTAACATTGAGTGCCATAATGTGGTTTGGTTATGGCCTCTTTCTCAAGGACATATGCATTGCT CTCCCAAACGTGCTTGGTTTTGTGCTGGGGTTACTTCAAATGCTGCTCTACACAATTTACAGAAAAGGAAATAAGAAGACAAATACAAACGAAAAGAGTCTATCAGTAAAGCCACTGAAAAACATTGCTGTAGTGAATCCGTTGGGAACTGGAGAAGTGTTTCCTGTGGAGGAAGATGAACAAGCTGCAAAAAAGAGCCAAGGAGATGGAGAGGACAAAAAGGCTGAAGACTGCCTAGtctaa
- the SWEET26 gene encoding sugar efflux transporter SWEET26 — translation MAISHSTLAFAFGMLGNVISFLVFLAPITTFYRIFKKKSTEGFQSLPYLVALFSSMLWLYYALLKKDAMLLLTINSFGCVIEIIYIILYITYATGDARNLTLKLFFAMNVGAFALILLVTHFAVHGSLRVQVLGWICVSLSISVFAAPLSIVAQVVRTKSVEFMPFNLSFTLTLSAIMWFGYGLFLKDICIALPNVLGFALGLLQMLLYAIYRNGNKKVDKILEKKAPLEPLKSVVIETGEVFLVEEKQQGKKSKESSEEKEKSDEPNNDCAV, via the exons ATGGCTATCAGCCACAGTACTTTGGCATTTGCCTTCGGCATGCTAG GTAACGTCATTTCGTTCTTGGTATTCTTGGCTCCAAT AACAACATTTTACCGAATATTCAAGAAGAAATCGACTGAGGGCTTTCAGTCACTGCCTTACCTGGTGGCATTGTTCAGTTCCATGCTTTGGTTGTACTATGCTTTACTCAAGAAAGACGCCATGCTTCTCTTGACCATTAACTCATTTGGATGTGTCATAGAGATCATCTACATCATCTTGTACATCACCTATGCGACAGGGGATGCTAGG AACTTAACTTTAAAGCTATTTTTTGCAATGAATGTGGGCGCCTTTGCTCTGATCCTCTTGGTCACACATTTTGCTGTGCATGGTTCCCTTCGTGTCCAAGTCCTTGGATGGATATGTGTTTCCCTTTCGATTAGCGTCTTTGCAGCACCACTAAGCATTGTG GCACAAGTTGTTCGGACAAAGAGTGTTGAGTTTATGCCTTTCAATTTGTCATTCACCCTCACATTGAGTGCCATAATGTGGTTTGGTTATGGTCTCTTTCTCAAGGACATATGCATTGCT CTTCCAAATGTACTTGGTTTTGCACTGGGATTACTTCAGATGCTGCTTTATGCCATTTACCGGAATGGAAATAAGAAGGTTGATAAAATATTGGAAAAGAAGGCACCGCTAGAGCCACTGAAAAGCGTTGTTATAGAAACTGGTGAGGTGTTTCTTGTGGAGGAAAAGCAACAAGGAAAGAAGAGCAAAGAAAGCAGtgaggagaaggagaaaagtGATGAACCTAATAACGATTGCGCAGTCTAG